Proteins encoded within one genomic window of Catharus ustulatus isolate bCatUst1 chromosome 10, bCatUst1.pri.v2, whole genome shotgun sequence:
- the LOC117001020 gene encoding integrin-linked kinase-associated serine/threonine phosphatase 2C isoform X3, translating to MISHNPAVLTQEKKALCSLMVSHQPAVVIQPPVLLSKSHQQRAKRKGRRESLWRRRRKRRMAGSVGVFGLKGYVAERKGEREDMQDAHVILNDITEECRPLPSQITRVSYFAVFDGHGGVRASKFAAQNLHQNLIKKFPKGEVASVEKTVKRCLLDTFKHTDEEFLKQASSQKPAWKDGSTATCVLAVDNILYIANLGDSRAILCRYNEESQKHTALSLSKEHNPTQYEERMRIQKAGGNVRDGRVLGVLEVSRSIGDGQYKRCGVISVPDIKRCQLTHNDRFILIACDGLFKVFTPEEAVNFIVSCLEDKNIQMREGKLEADARYEAACNRLANKAVQRGSADNVTVMLVRIEH from the exons ATGATCTCCCACAATCCAGCAGTGCTGACTCAG GAAAAGAAGGCTCTTTGCTCTTTGATGGTCTCCCACCAGCCAGCAGTGGTGATCCAG ccTCCAGTGCTACTAAGCAAGTCTCATCAGCAGAGAGCCAAGAGAAAGGGCAGAAGAGAAAGtctttggaggaggaggaggaagagaagaatggCAG GATCAGTGGGTGTTTTTGGACTGAAGGGTTATGTGGCAGAGAGAAAAGGTGAGAGGGAAGACATGCAGGATGCACACGTCATCTTAAACGACATCACCGAGGAATGCCGGCCTCTGCCCTCCCAAAT TACACGTGTCTCGTACTTCGCTGTTTTTGACGGCCACGGGGGAGTCCGAGCCTCAAAATTTGCAGCACAGAATCTGCACCAAAACCTGATTAAGAAATTTCCTAAAG GTGAGGTAGCCAGTGTGGAGAAAACTGTGAAGAGATGCCTTTTGGACACCTTCAAACACACAGATGAAGAGTTTCTAAAGCAGGCATCCAGCCA GAAACCAGCATGGAAGGATGGCTCCACAGCTACTTGTGTCTTAGCTGTTGACAATATTCTCTACATAGCCAACCTTGGGGACAGCCGG GCGATTCTGTGTCGTTACAATGAAGAGAGTCAGAAGCACACAGCCTTAAGCCTCAGCAAGGAGCACAACCCCACCCAGTACGAGGAGCGGATGAGGATACAGAAAGCTGGGGGAAATGTCAG GGACGGCAgagtgctgggagtgctggaggTTTCCCGCTCCATTGGGGATGGCCAGTACAAACGCTGTGGTGTCATCTCTGTGCCAGATATCAAACGCTGCCAACTCACACACAATGACAG GTTCATTCTGATAGCGTGTGATGGCCTCTTTAAAGTCTTTACACCAGAAGAAGCTGTGAACTTCATTGTGTCCTGCCTGGAG GATAAGAATATCCAGATGAGAGAAGGGAAGCTGGAAGCAGATGCTCGGTACGAGGCTGCCTGTAACAGACTGGCCAACAAGGCGGTGCAGCGAGGCTCGGCCGACAACGTCACGGTCATGCTGGTCCGGATAGAGCACTGA
- the ESPNL gene encoding LOW QUALITY PROTEIN: espin-like protein (The sequence of the model RefSeq protein was modified relative to this genomic sequence to represent the inferred CDS: substituted 1 base at 1 genomic stop codon) — protein sequence MPHQILIQCSTPLCPAPALQPWPLCSPGLLNHSNLSCCSVLFLVSHTGTSGVQPHHLWMFPEQGTTAPAPLTSAASSAPCSRMEPGRSVPAELKLRKPSQRARIPAPFLAHSDGEPGPAGPPGPDPAEVDAESLVPTHDERGRLIPEWKRQVMVRRLRARLANEDPAGGQVRGARGVEGERAVGRRXPLLPQDAGSWSFSPSHQAVLGPFGELLTEADLHQLERAVESLRLRRRGEVYQSELRRLVRELRSLLPAPLLSISVRSPPPAPGQPLPLWFSRLAGAVNSLAALLGNAEGVRGPSAAVAAPAAISAVPAAAGHPREPGGSLAQREIRQCGVCVSSLRGAFEPAWGAAGSAPARGGEAEAASDSGISCEEAFSDGGGGSPRHGKGPGPEWGSLRKERIVMLFLSHWRRSAYAPLRPAAGDPREAAGSGARAAARLARQRAAIQRLLSGWRDAASRRPPPPPPARTLLSPEQFVSAPGGGPAEYDSLSLELFMLGYFRILEQDLPPEERRGRHLLCFEVFEQLGRHGWRAVRAFHRAVIDEIAAGRRGWRDGFDDIKARYFGTLHSPAQRQGPAGDEGDEICRYIDRSFAFWKEKEAEIFSLEE from the exons ATGCCCCATCAAATATTAATACAATGCTCAACGcctctgtgccctgccccagcactgcagccgtggcccctgtgctctccagggctgctcaaCCATTCCaatctctcctgctgctccgTATTGTTCCTTGTTTCCCACACAGGGACTTCGGGCGTGCAGCCGCACCACCTTTGGATGTTCCCTGAGCAGGGCACGACAGCACCTGCCCCCCTAACctcagcagccagctcagcccccTGCAGCAG GATGGAGCCCGGCAGGTCGGTGCCGGCGGAGCTGAAGCTCCGCAAGCCCTCGCAGCGGGCCAGGATCCCGGCGCCCTTCCTCGCCCACTCG GACGGGGAGCCCGGGCCGGCGGGGCCCCCCGGGCCGGACCCCGCGGAGGTAGACGCGGAATCCCTGGTGCCCACGCACGATGAGCGGGGCCGGCTCATCCCCGAGTGGAAGCGGCAAGTGATGGTGCGGCGGCTGCGGGCCCGACTGGCCAACGAGGACCCGGCGGGAGGGCAGGTACGAGGGGCACGGGGAGTGGAGGGGGAGCGGGCTGTCGGAAGGCGCTGACCGCTTCTTCCGCAGGATGCAGGCTCCTGGAGCTTCTCGCCCTCCCACCAAGCCGTGCTGGGCCCGTTCGGGGAGCTGCTGACCGAGGCAGACCTGCATCAGTTGGAGAGGGCAGTGGAGAGCCTGCGGCTGCGGCGGCGTGGCGAGGTGTACCAAAGCGAGCTGCGGCGCCTGGTGCGGGAGCTACGCTCCCTCCTGCCCGCCCCGCTGCTCAGCATCTCCGTCCGCAGCCCCCCGCCGGCTCcggggcagcccctgcccctctggTTCAGCCGCCTGGCCGGCGCCGTCAACAGCCTGGCCGCGCTGCTGGGCAACGCCGAGGGCGTGCGGGGTCCCAGCGCTGCCGTCGCCGCGCCCGCCGCTATCTCCGCTgtccccgcggccgccgggcaTCCCCGGGAGCCCGGGGGCAGCCTGGCCCAGCGGGAGATCCGGCAGTGCGGGGTCTGCGTCAGCAGCCTGCGCGGCGCCTTCGAGCCCGCCTggggggcggcggggagcgCCCCGGCCAGGGGCGGCGAGGCGGAGGCCGCCAGCGACTCGGGCATCAGCTGCGAGGAGGCGTTCTCcgacggcggcggcggctccccGCGGCACGGGAAGGGGCCGGGGCCAGAGTGGGGCAGCTTGAGGAAGGAACGGATCGTGATGCTGTTCCTGAGCCACTGGAGACGCTCCGCTTACGCGCCCTTACGGCCCGCCGCCGGGGACCCTCGGGAGgcagcggggagcggggcccggGCGGCGGCTCGCCTGGCGCGGCAGAGAGCGGCCATCCAGCGGCTGCTGAGCGGCTGGCGGGACGCTGcctcccgccgccccccgccgccgccccccgcccgcacCCTGCTCTCCCCGGAGCAGTTCGTGTCGGCGCCGGGGGGCGGCCCGGCCGAGTACGACAGCCTGTCGCTGGAGCTATTCATGCTGGGCTATTTCCGCATCTTGGAGCAGGACCTGCCCCCCGAGGAGCGCCGAGGCCGCCACCTGCTCTGTTTCGAGGTGTTCGAGCAGCTGGGCCGGCACGGCTGGCGGGCGGTGCGCGCCTTCCACCGCGCCGTCATCGACGAGATCGCGGCCGGGCGGCGCGGCTGGCGCGACGGCTTCGACGACATCAAGGCACGGTACTTCGGGACTCTGCACAGCCCGGCCCAGCGGCAGGGACCGGCCGGGGACGAGGGGGACGAGATTTGTCGCTACATCGATCGCAGCTTCGCCTtttggaaggagaaggaggcCGAGatcttcagcctggaggagtGA
- the LOC117001020 gene encoding integrin-linked kinase-associated serine/threonine phosphatase 2C isoform X1, with protein sequence MDLFGDLPEPGAAAGKEAQKGPLLFDDLPQSSSADSGKEGSLLFDGLPPASSGDPASSATKQVSSAESQEKGQKRKSLEEEEEEKNGREELVEKKVCKGSVGVFGLKGYVAERKGEREDMQDAHVILNDITEECRPLPSQITRVSYFAVFDGHGGVRASKFAAQNLHQNLIKKFPKGEVASVEKTVKRCLLDTFKHTDEEFLKQASSQKPAWKDGSTATCVLAVDNILYIANLGDSRAILCRYNEESQKHTALSLSKEHNPTQYEERMRIQKAGGNVRDGRVLGVLEVSRSIGDGQYKRCGVISVPDIKRCQLTHNDRFILIACDGLFKVFTPEEAVNFIVSCLEDKNIQMREGKLEADARYEAACNRLANKAVQRGSADNVTVMLVRIEH encoded by the exons ATGGATCTGTTCGGGGACCTGCCCGAGCCCGGCGCCGCCGCGG GGAAAGAAGCCCAAAAAGGGCCTCTGCTGTTTGATGATCTCCCACAATCCAGCAGTGCTGACTCAG GAAAAGAAGGCTCTTTGCTCTTTGATGGTCTCCCACCAGCCAGCAGTGGTGATCCAG ccTCCAGTGCTACTAAGCAAGTCTCATCAGCAGAGAGCCAAGAGAAAGGGCAGAAGAGAAAGtctttggaggaggaggaggaagagaagaatggCAGGGAAGAACTTGTGGAAAAGAAAGTTTGTAAAG GATCAGTGGGTGTTTTTGGACTGAAGGGTTATGTGGCAGAGAGAAAAGGTGAGAGGGAAGACATGCAGGATGCACACGTCATCTTAAACGACATCACCGAGGAATGCCGGCCTCTGCCCTCCCAAAT TACACGTGTCTCGTACTTCGCTGTTTTTGACGGCCACGGGGGAGTCCGAGCCTCAAAATTTGCAGCACAGAATCTGCACCAAAACCTGATTAAGAAATTTCCTAAAG GTGAGGTAGCCAGTGTGGAGAAAACTGTGAAGAGATGCCTTTTGGACACCTTCAAACACACAGATGAAGAGTTTCTAAAGCAGGCATCCAGCCA GAAACCAGCATGGAAGGATGGCTCCACAGCTACTTGTGTCTTAGCTGTTGACAATATTCTCTACATAGCCAACCTTGGGGACAGCCGG GCGATTCTGTGTCGTTACAATGAAGAGAGTCAGAAGCACACAGCCTTAAGCCTCAGCAAGGAGCACAACCCCACCCAGTACGAGGAGCGGATGAGGATACAGAAAGCTGGGGGAAATGTCAG GGACGGCAgagtgctgggagtgctggaggTTTCCCGCTCCATTGGGGATGGCCAGTACAAACGCTGTGGTGTCATCTCTGTGCCAGATATCAAACGCTGCCAACTCACACACAATGACAG GTTCATTCTGATAGCGTGTGATGGCCTCTTTAAAGTCTTTACACCAGAAGAAGCTGTGAACTTCATTGTGTCCTGCCTGGAG GATAAGAATATCCAGATGAGAGAAGGGAAGCTGGAAGCAGATGCTCGGTACGAGGCTGCCTGTAACAGACTGGCCAACAAGGCGGTGCAGCGAGGCTCGGCCGACAACGTCACGGTCATGCTGGTCCGGATAGAGCACTGA
- the FBXL12 gene encoding F-box/LRR-repeat protein 12, producing MAARPPLPDSVLVQVLALLPLRDRLRAARVCRRWQQLAQDRAVWTHVDLSPHRISRRTLWHLVRHRLPDSLCTLRLRGVPRSGGKQRLLSPALLAALRERCPQLHRLCLTETDLRHVPYDSMPASVTTLELSLCDISDAWFCVSPSVPPPQVQHLAIHSIPTFSDHHLLDISSQNRLKTLSLCGTYRITDMGIQAAAPHLEELERLILRHCIIGDAAMVFIGRHMKQLRHLEISNAYFLTNRGLVAIVTLEHLETLCLDLYDLVSLGTVIALLQVLPRLNHLKLGGTGFEDELLDLQVRLVMGIPHLVPRARHPFCPQALLLPLGFAGQPSFLVTRTSHRKQSRTTNSSVKPFLPCFHPKHPLPSIQLQHRQ from the exons atggcggcgcggccgccgctgcccgaCTCGGTGCTGGTGCAGGTCTtggcgctgctgccgctgcgGGACCGGCTGCGGGCGGCCAG GGTGTGCcggcggtggcagcagctggcGCAGGACCGAGCGGTCTGGACACATGTGGACTTGAGCCCTCACCGG ATCAGCCGCCGCACGCTGTGGCACCTGGTGCGCCACCGCCTCCCCGACAGCCTGTGCACCCTGCGGCTGCGGGGCGTGCCCCGCTCCGGCGGCAAGCAGCGGCTCCTCTcgccggcactgctggctgccctCCGGGagcgctgtccccagctccaccGGCTGTGCCTGACCGAGACTGACCTCCGTCACGTCCCGTACGACAGCATGCCCGCTTCTGTCACCACGCTGGAGCTGAGCCTCTGCGACATCTCCGATGCCTGGTTCTGCGTCTCCCCTTCGGTGCCACCACCACAGGTACAACACCTCGCTATCCACAGCATTCCCACCTTTTCTGACCATCACCTTCTTGACATTTCCTCACAGAACCGCTTGAAGACACTGAGCCTTTGTGGCACCTACCGCATCACTGATATGGGGatccaggcagcagctccacacctggaggagctggaacGCCTGATTCTACGGCACTGCATCATTGGGGATGCTGCCATGGTGTTCATCGGGCGCCACATGAAGCAGCTCCGCCACCTGGAGATCAGCAATGCCTACTTCCTGACGAACAGGGGGCTGGTGGCTATCGTCACCCTGGAGCACCTGGAGACCCTGTGCCTTGACCTCTATGATTTGGTCTCCCTTGGTACTGTCATCGCTTTGCTGCAAGTGCTGCCTCGCCTGAACCACCTCAAATTAGGTGGAACTGGCTTTGAAGATGAACTCCTTG ATCTTCAAGTCAGACTGGTCATGGGGATTCCTCACCTGGTCCCAAGAGCCAGACATCCCTTTTGCCCCCAGGCATTGCTGCTACCTCTGGGTTTTGCTG GACAGCCTTCCTTCCTTGTGACCAGAACATCCCACAGGAAACAGAGCAGGACAACTAACTCCTCAGTGAAGCCTTTTCTGCCCTGTTTTCATCCCAAACACCCCCTGCCCTccatccagctgcagcacagacagtaA
- the LOC117000912 gene encoding erythroferrone-like: MRLPELCLALLYAAGTGAEPPRAARERPLAPGAAAGPGVDPRQAWMLLAGSPGRASGDRGRGGTGAHTAPAAAGSPGKASSAAPASPRMPEELLSELQLLLRGVAKRSRTAGEGCKEEKSSKGNPEAGARHRVEAAFHCQTCEDIAVEQKVWQELGSFYIPEREGMFHRGAGLNLTSGQYTAPIAGYYSFTTTLHIARREPRRKGQGWRQSRLRVLICVQSRCRHNSHLETVSRLDSSSDPFTISVTGTLYLQAGQYASVFVDNTAGSPLTVRSGSDFSAVLLGV, from the exons aTGCGGCTGCCGGAGCTGTGCCTGGCGCTGCTCTACGCTGCCGGCACCGGCGCCGAACCCCCGCGGGCAGCCCGGGAGCGGCCGCTGGCGCCGGGAGCAGCCGCGGGACCCGGCGTGGATCCCCGGCAGGCGTGGATGCTGCTGGCCGGGAGCCCCGGGAGGGCGAGTGGCGATCGGGGCCGCGGCGGGACCGGGGCTCACACGGCCCCGGCTGCTGCCGGCTCTCCGGGAAAAGCAAGCTCGGCTGCCCCGGCCTCCCCCAGGATGccggaggagctgctgagcgagctgcagctcctgctcagag gCGTGGCAAAGAGGAGCAGGacagctggggaagggtgtaaggaggagaaaagcagcaaaggcaACCCCGAGGCCGGGGCCCGGCATCGTGTGGAAGCAGCTTTCCATTGCCAAACGTGTGAAGATATTGCTGTGGAGCAGAAggtgtggcaggagctggggtcGTTCTACATT CCTGAGAGGGAGGGGATGTTCCACCGTGGCGCAGGGCTGAACCTGACGAGCGGGCAGTACACAGCCCCCATTGCAGGATACTACAGCTTCACCACCACGCTGCACATCG cccgCAGGGAGCCGCGGAGGAAGGGGCAGGGATGGCGACAGAGCCGCCTGCGGGTGCTCATCTGTGTGCAGTCCCGCTGCCGGCACAACAG CCATTTGGAGACTGTATCTCGGCTGGATAGCAGCAGTGACCCCTTCACCATCTCTGTCACGGGCACCCTGTACCTGCAG gctgggcagtATGCCTCTGTTTTTGTGGACAACACGGCAGGCTCTCCCCTCACAGTTCGAAGTGGCTCAGATTTCAGTGCTGTTCTGCTGGGAGTGTGA
- the KLHL30 gene encoding kelch-like protein 30 → MVRNMDDFDFCLPSHAQGVLEGLQQFRSNPKLADVTLVAGGREFPCHRGILALCSHYFYAMFSGDFAESIAARVELKEVDPGALEMLLDFAYTGKVTINQGNVEGLMRTSSQLHFPAIQKVCSRYLRQQMDATNCLGICEFGESHGCPEVSSKAWSFLQENFEAVSLQEEFLQLSKERLAVYLSNDQLQVQEERSLVEAVLRWVRHDPGSRAQFLPELLELTHLVSLPDQYLQNLLATEPLVRDSDASKALVTRSRTMGQSGTGALKNPPTPPQKLEEVLVVVGGRVLEDEDEERGLEMPATTRNFAFYNPKSRRWMALPDFPDYNKWGFSLVALNNDVYVTGGSRGSRNDTWSTTQAWCFCPRDGVWKAITSMLRARTNHTSAVLNGEIYVIGGTTVDVVEVERYDPYNKSWCAISPAPKYVSNFAAASCLGKLYLVGSCAVKYNALTLQCYNPVQDLWSVITSPFIPKYLSAPRCATLRGLIYLIGDNTKKVHVYNPEANIWQKVQLLHTLHENGGMVALGDRLFVTGGHWKGMDGDYRVEMEVYDCTKDLWMCEGSLPCLWLFHSSSSIFMDTSKWTEPFQGDHGW, encoded by the exons ATGGTGAGGAACATGGACGACTTTGACTTCTGCCTGCCTTCGCACGCCCAGGGcgtgctggaggggctgcagcagttCCGCAGCAACCCCAAACTGGCCGACGTGACGCTGGTGGCGGGCGGGCGGGAGTTTCCCTGCCACCGAGGCATCCTGGCCCTCTGCAGCCACTACTTCTATGCCATGTTCTCCGGTGACTTTGCTGAGAGCATCGCAGCACGGGTGGAGCTGAAGGAAGTAGACCCCGGTGCGCTGGAGATGCTGCTTGATTTTGCCTACACGGGAAAGGTTACCATCAACCAGGGCAACGTGGAGGGGCTGATGAGGACCTCCAGCCAGCTCCACTTCCCTGCTATCCAGAAGGTCTGCAGCCGCTACCTCCGGCAGCAGATGGATGCCACCAACTGCCTAGGTATCTGTGAGTTTGGTGAGAGCCACGGCTGCCCTGAGGTCTCCTCCAAGGCCTGGTCTTTCTTGCAGGAGAACTTTGAAGCCGTCTCTCTTCAGGAGGAGTTCCTCCAGCTCTCCAAGGAGAGGTTGGCTGTCTACCTCTCCAATGaccagctgcaggtgcaggaggAGCGGAGCCTGGTTGAGGCTGTACTGCGCTGGGTACGCCATGACCCAGGATCCCGAGCCCAGTTCCTGccggagctgctggagctgaccCACCTTGTCTCACTGCCTGACCAGTACCTGCAGAACCTCCTTGCCACTGAGCCTCTTGTTCGTGACTCAGACGCCAGCAAGGCCCTCGTCACCCGATCCCGCACCATG GGGCAGAGTGGCACTGGTGCTCTGAAGAACCCCCCAACCCCACCACAGAAGCTAGAGGAGGTGCTGGTGGTGGTTGGTGGCCGTGTGCtggaggatgaagatgaggagaGGGGGCTGGAAATGCCGGCTACCACCAGGAACTTCGCCTTCTACAACCCCAAAAGCA GGCGATGGATGGCTCTGCCCGACTTCCCCGATTACAACAAATGGGGCTTTTCCCTGGTGGCTCTGAACAACGATGTGTACGTCACAG GTGGCTCTCGGGGGTCCCGGAATGACACGTGGTCGACAACACAGGCCTGGTGCTTCTGccccagggatggtgtgtgGAAAGCCATCACTTCCATGCTGAGAGCCCGGACAAACCACACCAGCGCTGTCCTCAACGGGGAGATCTACGTGATCGGGG GGACAACAGTGGATGTGGTGGAGGTGGAGCGCTATGACCCGTACAACAAGAGCTGGTGTGCCATCAGCCCAGCCCCCAAGTATGTGAGCAATTTTGCAGCTGCCAGCTGCTTGGGCAAACTCTACCTGGTGGGCTCCTGTGCCGTCAAGTACAACGCACTCACTCTGCAGTGCTACAACCCTGTTCAAG ATCTGTGGAGTGTGATCACATCTCCCTTCATCCCCAAGTACCTCTCAGCCCCACGCTGTGCCACTCTGCGCGGGCTCATCTACCTCATCGGGGACAACACCAAGAAGGTCCACGTGTACAACCCAGAGGCCAACATCTGGCAGAAG gtgcagctcctgcacacactTCACGAGAATGGTGGGATGGTGGCCCTGGGTGACCGGCTCTTTGTCACCGGTGGCCACTGGAAGGGCATGGACGGGGACTACCGGGTAGAAATGGAGGTGTATGACTGCACCAAGGACCTCTGGATGTGTGAGGGCTCCCTGCCCTGTCTCTGGCTCTtccacagctcctcctccaTCTTCATGGACACCTCCAAGTGGACAGAACCTTTCCAGGGTGACCATGGGTGGTAG
- the LOC117001020 gene encoding integrin-linked kinase-associated serine/threonine phosphatase 2C isoform X2 yields MDLFGDLPEPGAAAGKEGSLLFDGLPPASSGDPASSATKQVSSAESQEKGQKRKSLEEEEEEKNGREELVEKKVCKGSVGVFGLKGYVAERKGEREDMQDAHVILNDITEECRPLPSQITRVSYFAVFDGHGGVRASKFAAQNLHQNLIKKFPKGEVASVEKTVKRCLLDTFKHTDEEFLKQASSQKPAWKDGSTATCVLAVDNILYIANLGDSRAILCRYNEESQKHTALSLSKEHNPTQYEERMRIQKAGGNVRDGRVLGVLEVSRSIGDGQYKRCGVISVPDIKRCQLTHNDRFILIACDGLFKVFTPEEAVNFIVSCLEDKNIQMREGKLEADARYEAACNRLANKAVQRGSADNVTVMLVRIEH; encoded by the exons ATGGATCTGTTCGGGGACCTGCCCGAGCCCGGCGCCGCCGCGG GAAAAGAAGGCTCTTTGCTCTTTGATGGTCTCCCACCAGCCAGCAGTGGTGATCCAG ccTCCAGTGCTACTAAGCAAGTCTCATCAGCAGAGAGCCAAGAGAAAGGGCAGAAGAGAAAGtctttggaggaggaggaggaagagaagaatggCAGGGAAGAACTTGTGGAAAAGAAAGTTTGTAAAG GATCAGTGGGTGTTTTTGGACTGAAGGGTTATGTGGCAGAGAGAAAAGGTGAGAGGGAAGACATGCAGGATGCACACGTCATCTTAAACGACATCACCGAGGAATGCCGGCCTCTGCCCTCCCAAAT TACACGTGTCTCGTACTTCGCTGTTTTTGACGGCCACGGGGGAGTCCGAGCCTCAAAATTTGCAGCACAGAATCTGCACCAAAACCTGATTAAGAAATTTCCTAAAG GTGAGGTAGCCAGTGTGGAGAAAACTGTGAAGAGATGCCTTTTGGACACCTTCAAACACACAGATGAAGAGTTTCTAAAGCAGGCATCCAGCCA GAAACCAGCATGGAAGGATGGCTCCACAGCTACTTGTGTCTTAGCTGTTGACAATATTCTCTACATAGCCAACCTTGGGGACAGCCGG GCGATTCTGTGTCGTTACAATGAAGAGAGTCAGAAGCACACAGCCTTAAGCCTCAGCAAGGAGCACAACCCCACCCAGTACGAGGAGCGGATGAGGATACAGAAAGCTGGGGGAAATGTCAG GGACGGCAgagtgctgggagtgctggaggTTTCCCGCTCCATTGGGGATGGCCAGTACAAACGCTGTGGTGTCATCTCTGTGCCAGATATCAAACGCTGCCAACTCACACACAATGACAG GTTCATTCTGATAGCGTGTGATGGCCTCTTTAAAGTCTTTACACCAGAAGAAGCTGTGAACTTCATTGTGTCCTGCCTGGAG GATAAGAATATCCAGATGAGAGAAGGGAAGCTGGAAGCAGATGCTCGGTACGAGGCTGCCTGTAACAGACTGGCCAACAAGGCGGTGCAGCGAGGCTCGGCCGACAACGTCACGGTCATGCTGGTCCGGATAGAGCACTGA